The following are encoded in a window of Geoalkalibacter ferrihydriticus DSM 17813 genomic DNA:
- a CDS encoding ABC transporter ATP-binding protein — MIEVQGVKKRFSTPHGVVEVLRGIDLTIKTGERVAILGSSGAGKTTLMHILGALDRPNEGSVQFEGEDIFALRGGALDEFRNQRVGFVFQFHQLLPEFNALENVMMPALVARRSRKEATDCAQELLEEVGLGHRLLHKPGELSGGEQQRVAIARALVRMPRLLLADEPTGNLDSGTTAEIYRLLERLHQERGLTMVVVTHSLPLAQRMDRMIHMDDGLLVPV; from the coding sequence ATGATCGAAGTGCAGGGGGTTAAAAAGCGTTTTTCCACTCCTCATGGCGTAGTGGAAGTGCTCCGGGGGATCGACTTGACGATAAAAACCGGGGAAAGGGTCGCCATTCTGGGCTCATCCGGTGCCGGAAAAACCACACTGATGCACATTCTGGGTGCCTTGGATCGCCCCAACGAAGGATCCGTCCAGTTTGAAGGCGAGGATATTTTTGCCCTGCGTGGTGGCGCCCTCGACGAATTTCGTAATCAACGGGTCGGCTTTGTCTTTCAGTTTCATCAATTGTTGCCCGAGTTCAACGCTCTGGAGAACGTCATGATGCCGGCTTTGGTAGCTCGGCGTAGCCGCAAGGAAGCCACGGATTGTGCCCAGGAACTGCTTGAGGAAGTTGGTTTGGGGCATCGTCTGTTGCATAAGCCGGGAGAGCTTTCCGGCGGTGAACAACAGCGGGTGGCCATTGCCCGAGCCCTGGTGCGGATGCCGCGATTGCTGCTCGCCGATGAGCCGACGGGCAACCTCGACAGCGGTACCACCGCAGAGATTTATCGCCTGCTTGAACGCCTGCATCAGGAACGGGGGCTGACCATGGTGGTCGTAACCCACAGCCTGCCCCTTGCCCAGCGTATGGATCGTATGATTCATATGGATGACGGGTTGCTGGTGCCGGTTTGA
- the bamA gene encoding outer membrane protein assembly factor BamA, producing the protein MKRFSDNQFGEWRRMVKKAIFFQFILFFLLASGVLAQPMTFQEVRIQGNERVERSAIEAVIQVRAGRPVTIEEIDQDIRNIYQLGRFQDVVALEDVVDGTRTLVFQVSERPLLREVRFEGQRKLKTDKLSELVGIRVPELYDPKNVERAITALRRAYRDEGYHGAQIEPDIEINPHNEATLTFVIDEGKKVRVDEIRFSGNSALSDKELRKAIETRERWVFSWLTGRGTFNEDMLRNDVELIADEYFNRGYVQVRVKDPDIVFSDDMRTLNILFEIEEGEQYRIGDIDIQGDLLKEKEQLLELVKLQTGDVFSRARLREDVFRLNDLYADSGYAYVNVSPLTRLDNQERLVHLMFDVEQGVQVYIDRIHVTGNTKTRDKVIRREMRLTEGELYSASRLKESRRRINNLGFFDEVNVATGRGDEEELMVVEVDVAERPTGQFSIGAGYSSVDGVLAQGALQQDNFLGRGLRLDLSAALGGKSTTYRFGVTDPYFLDKDLTLGFDLYRTDREWPSFSEKRTGGNLKLGVPLSDNLRAFFLYRYENKDIYDIAPTASRFVLEQAGTSTLSSITSMLRRDTTDYRLDPTRGSMSEASVEFAGIGGDQQFVKYIADHRHFFPFKWDTYFSVHGQIGFVEGWGGKDVPIEERFFLGGINSLRGFKSRRVGPRDGDDYIGGEKSAYTNLEYIFPLIRDVGLKGVVFFDAGNVWHSNENYFSDIRYNTGAGIRWFSPLGPLRLEWGYNLNPRGDEERTEWQFSIGRFF; encoded by the coding sequence ATGAAACGCTTTAGCGATAACCAGTTCGGCGAGTGGAGGCGTATGGTCAAGAAGGCCATATTTTTTCAGTTTATTCTGTTTTTCCTGTTGGCTTCCGGGGTCCTTGCTCAGCCCATGACTTTTCAGGAAGTCAGGATTCAGGGCAATGAGCGGGTCGAGCGCAGTGCCATCGAGGCCGTTATTCAGGTTCGCGCGGGACGCCCCGTAACCATCGAAGAAATCGACCAGGATATACGCAACATATATCAATTGGGCCGTTTTCAGGATGTGGTGGCACTTGAGGATGTGGTGGACGGCACCCGAACGCTCGTTTTTCAGGTCAGCGAGCGTCCTCTGCTGCGCGAGGTTCGTTTTGAAGGCCAGCGCAAGCTCAAGACGGATAAACTGAGCGAGCTGGTCGGTATTCGCGTCCCCGAGCTTTACGATCCGAAAAATGTGGAGAGGGCCATCACCGCTCTGCGCAGGGCTTATCGCGACGAAGGTTATCATGGCGCGCAGATTGAGCCGGACATCGAAATCAACCCGCACAATGAAGCGACCCTGACCTTCGTTATTGATGAAGGCAAGAAGGTTCGCGTCGATGAAATTCGTTTTTCCGGCAATTCCGCTCTTTCCGACAAGGAACTCAGGAAGGCCATTGAGACTCGCGAACGTTGGGTTTTTTCTTGGTTGACCGGGCGCGGGACGTTTAACGAAGACATGCTGCGCAATGATGTCGAGTTAATCGCCGATGAGTATTTCAATCGCGGCTATGTTCAGGTGCGGGTCAAGGATCCGGACATCGTTTTCAGTGACGATATGCGCACCCTGAACATCCTGTTTGAGATTGAAGAAGGTGAGCAGTACCGCATCGGTGATATCGATATCCAAGGGGACTTGCTCAAGGAAAAAGAGCAACTTCTGGAACTCGTCAAGCTCCAAACCGGTGACGTTTTCAGCCGCGCCCGTTTGCGCGAGGATGTTTTTCGCCTCAACGACCTCTACGCCGACAGCGGCTATGCTTATGTCAACGTTTCGCCGCTGACGCGCCTGGACAATCAGGAGCGCCTCGTCCACCTCATGTTCGATGTCGAGCAGGGCGTGCAGGTTTATATCGATCGGATTCATGTAACCGGCAACACCAAGACCCGTGACAAGGTCATCCGCCGGGAAATGCGGTTGACCGAAGGCGAACTCTACAGCGCCAGCCGGCTTAAGGAAAGTCGCCGCCGCATCAACAACCTCGGCTTTTTTGATGAAGTCAACGTGGCGACGGGGCGGGGCGACGAAGAGGAGCTGATGGTCGTCGAAGTCGACGTGGCTGAACGTCCCACCGGCCAGTTCAGCATCGGTGCGGGTTATTCTTCCGTCGACGGCGTTCTGGCCCAAGGGGCTCTGCAACAGGACAATTTTCTCGGCCGTGGTTTGCGGCTCGACCTTTCCGCTGCGTTGGGCGGAAAATCGACAACCTATCGCTTCGGTGTGACCGATCCATATTTCCTCGACAAGGATCTGACCCTGGGCTTTGATCTGTATCGTACGGACCGTGAATGGCCGAGTTTCAGCGAGAAACGCACGGGGGGTAATCTCAAGCTTGGAGTGCCCTTGAGTGATAACCTGCGCGCTTTTTTCCTGTATCGCTATGAAAATAAGGATATTTACGATATCGCGCCCACTGCCTCGCGTTTCGTACTTGAGCAGGCGGGGACTTCGACTCTTTCGTCAATAACGTCAATGCTGCGGCGTGACACCACGGACTATCGCCTGGATCCGACCCGCGGCTCCATGTCTGAGGCGTCGGTGGAGTTTGCCGGCATCGGAGGCGATCAACAATTTGTCAAATACATTGCTGACCACCGCCATTTCTTTCCGTTCAAATGGGACACCTATTTTTCCGTTCATGGCCAAATCGGCTTCGTTGAGGGCTGGGGTGGCAAGGACGTGCCCATCGAGGAACGCTTCTTTCTCGGTGGCATCAACAGCCTGCGCGGCTTCAAGTCGCGCCGCGTTGGTCCCCGCGACGGCGATGATTACATCGGGGGAGAAAAGTCGGCTTACACCAACCTGGAATATATCTTTCCGCTGATCAGGGACGTCGGCCTCAAGGGGGTCGTATTTTTCGACGCAGGCAACGTCTGGCACAGCAACGAAAACTATTTTTCCGATATTCGCTATAATACCGGTGCCGGTATTCGCTGGTTCAGCCCTCTGGGTCCGTTGCGCCTGGAATGGGGCTACAATCTCAACCCCCGCGGGGATGAAGAAAGAACGGAGTGGCAGTTTTCCATCGGCCGTTTCTTTTAA
- a CDS encoding OmpH family outer membrane protein produces the protein MKRITLLMMACLLALATPALAQNVKIGYVDLQRALNLSSAGVGAKEEIAKKVREYEGQVSQRQDELRKLKEELERQAVLLSEDARSRKEREYQQKLRDFQRFTKDIQDELQQKDAELTRRILEDIFQVIGEYGAREAYTVILEKTESSLLYAADHIDLTDRIIEAFNARARKN, from the coding sequence ATGAAGCGTATTACCTTACTGATGATGGCTTGCTTGCTCGCCCTGGCGACTCCCGCTCTGGCGCAGAATGTGAAAATCGGCTATGTCGATCTGCAGCGCGCGCTTAACCTCTCCTCCGCCGGCGTCGGTGCCAAGGAAGAGATTGCCAAAAAAGTCCGGGAGTATGAGGGACAGGTCAGTCAGCGCCAGGACGAACTGCGTAAGCTAAAGGAGGAACTTGAGCGCCAGGCGGTGCTGCTCTCCGAGGATGCACGTTCACGCAAAGAACGTGAGTATCAGCAAAAACTCAGGGACTTTCAGCGCTTCACCAAAGATATCCAAGATGAGCTGCAGCAAAAAGATGCCGAATTAACGCGGCGCATTCTTGAAGATATTTTTCAGGTCATCGGTGAATACGGCGCGCGGGAAGCTTATACGGTCATCCTTGAAAAAACCGAAAGCTCTCTGTTGTATGCCGCGGACCATATCGATCTGACCGATCGGATCATCGAGGCTTTTAACGCGCGGGCGCGCAAAAACTGA